A window from Lates calcarifer isolate ASB-BC8 linkage group LG7_2, TLL_Latcal_v3, whole genome shotgun sequence encodes these proteins:
- the LOC108873155 gene encoding uncharacterized protein LOC108873155 isoform X16, with protein sequence MACTSQSAVDYIQQARVHLVRELRSLSVIIENLYQQEVLSDEEVSKIQAETDDYDKTRKILDSVIKKGEQACYVLLRIIDMTRKRTLGRSSLFPEKKSEASTGTKKFDLHHWISCFSFKEDTHMDVNYLQGPRPCHRYQRKLKSKAQKISNKFWMANKNLFEERNRPDLSYTPLVLEEQGNVSPSKIKKLKSKKSKMSRPKKLRTYIPEDKPEISPSDLLKTDKDCVLVGKPGIGKTALTHEMLKLWAERDGEELDYMFYFDMRETSDLMKATSLEDLLFSVFSEPDEGKEEVLDDIKKNSDNVTIIFDGITDLSSSVVKRLVDKDLLPDAKIIITCRPDDEEDFFSRDFRRVEVKGFSERSIKTYLSVTLGEEQKKVLNNLELLTLCHVPMYALMVSVCFSSEISPQPCTTTEIYINIVRLCLKMNSNKKKTKCLNFYINNKREQILSLAEAAFNAAERKTVILTDLSCEDSCVLSFLKPLFIKVAHTETITAYSFLHYTMQEFFAALWLLKNPDKVQDVFQQSLTEEMKHMRHLIPFMCRLLNEKNPSLMTCLIPAEELRSTSDGFFKELINKDRGSDVDILFLCQCLYESQCPEACSDLLNTLDYSLDLSEQSLDPYSCCAVAYVVSQSKERKIHLDLENVVISEQGMRRLIGCLQCVQWCDPLPRQLWKIFLLSEEQMDHSSLLGVDGNQLHLPVEGKKQLFEGAVKVMQKVTTKVNVCLYWDRPTPVCQHLCESLFEGLLHISSLSFRVTHRDPGSEDQERHHETLRREEKRLLLELCLKAALHKEESFHSVVNRLFSLFSVNTDLINILLDFYHHVKSEGCSSVIPKLRSVFQSAPSVWIIDLSERKTSILLEVLKLQPEKKRVELTGWSDEESEVRSLLQCLPYISQLSCDPDFFQRVCTSISVKSRQEVQQLVSLLKLLDFTLQLTGELNRKTCRTVGRVLGLCSSNVDLILTPRKVSVRGASLLFRPSTQLHSLRLSSHMVLLLFHWVRRGRLFCPLAVDELSLAPDRAQLSDRELLKVVSGLASLLRYCAVRRLDLTESCFPAQCLITLLLHHGSLTIRLSEESFQQLLTLLHEIQDQDLTLFFLSKVGGDLNCCCVNWELLHYLLQQPSAQTITVNLRKNHFLQENVTRLLPFLDRILLKRSSPSFVLAAIREIYKAQTSQIIPSLQRSLGHVINLTCRELDSEDCAALLFTLRHSDRVKLNLTWTSIPTEETQSILCSLDRVSQLSVDRNLLLRFIHCCAASDVLQEAASDLFRTLQHRLDLSCSSCVQLEDQTQTLGLTGDDCRAVSTVLRHSTQLSQLDLRDCEVEDSGLDLLFPVLHRVHLRASKAVLLQLLSLVPVNPEGDSVRRAESLCAALGGELDLSHTTLDQRACGALALMLDFSEGLEELDLSHCQLTDQLLLTLITHLHKVHVLDLSHNKITDVSTDKLLQLVCINPSTVTVRLFGNNIVDRTTFKKHTQFEIW encoded by the exons ATGGCTTGTACATCACAGTCTGCTGTAGATTACATCCAGCAGGCCAGAGTCCATCTTGTAAGAGAATTAAGGAGCCTCTCTGTGATTATAGAGAACTTGTATCAGCAAGAAGTTCTCAGTGATGAAGAGGTCAGTAAAATCCAGGCAGAGACTGATGACTACGATAAAACCAGAAAAATACTGGACTCAGTCATTAAAAAAGGGGAACAGGCCTGTTATGTGTTACTCAGGATTATTGACATGACGAGGAAGAGGACGTTAGGGAGGTCGTCCCTCTTCCCTGAGAAAAAGAGTGAAGCTTCTACTGGGACCAAGAAGTTTGACCTGCACCACTGGAtcagctgcttttctttcaaggaagacacacacatggatgttAACTATTTACAAG GTCCGAGGCCGTGCCACAGATATCAGAGAAAGCTGAAgtcaaaagcacaaaaaatatcaaataagtTTTGGATGgcaaacaaaaatctgtttgaaGAGAGAAACAGGCCTGATCTGTCATACACACCACTTGTATTAGAGGAACAAGGAAACGTTTCTCCttctaaaataaagaaattgaAGAGCAAGAAAAGCAAGATGAGTCGTCCTAAAAAGCTGAGGACGTACATCCCAGAAGACAAACCAGAGATTTCCCCCAGTGACCTGCTGAAAACAGATAAAGACTGTGTCTTGGTTGGGAAGCCTGGGATTGGAAAGACAGCACTGACCCATGAAATGTTGAAACTCTGGGCAGAAAGAGACGGTGAGGAGCTGGATTACATGTTTTACTTTGACATGAGAGAAACATCTGACTTGATGAAGGCCACGAGCCTGGAGGATCTTcttttcagtgtgttcagtgaaCCAGATGAAGGTAAAGAAGAGGTCTTAGATGATATAAAGAAGAACTCAGACAACGTTACAATAATTTTTGATGGAATCACAGATCTCTCTTCATCTGTGGTGAAGAGACTTGTAGATAAAGACCTGCTACCTGACGCAAAAATCATCATAACGTGTCGACCAGATGATGAAGAAGACTTCTTTTCTAGAGACTTTCGCAGAGTGGAGGTGAAAGGCTTCAGTGAGCGGTccataaaaacatatttatctgtGACTCTCGGCGAAGAACAGAAGAAAGTTTTAAACAACTTGGAGTTGTTGACTCTTTGCCACGTCCCGATGTACGCACTGATggtgtctgtctgcttctcaTCAGAAATCTCTCCACAGCCGTGCACTACAACTGAAATATACATTAATATTGTTCGTCTCTGTCTTAAGATgaacagcaataaaaaaaaaaccaaatgTCTAAATTTCTACATCAACAACAAGAGGGAGCAAATTCTGTCTTTGGCTGAGGCTGCTTTTAatgcagctgaaagaaaaactgtgatcTTGACAGACCTGTCCTGTGAAGACAGCTGTGTCCTTTCCTTCCTGAAACCTCTGTTTATCAAAGTTGCCCACACTGAGACAATCACCGCATATTCATTTCTCCATTACACAATGCAGGAGTTCTTTGCAGCACTGTGGCTCCTGAAGAATCCAGATAAAGTTCAGGATGTTTTTCAGCAAAGCCTGACTGAGGAGATGAAACACATGAGACATCTGATCCCTTTCATGTGCAGACTGTTGAATGAGAAGAACCCGAGTTTGATGACGTGTCTGATTCCAGCTGAGGAGCTCAGGAGTACATCAGACGGGTTCTTTAAGGAGCTGATCAACAAGGACAGAGGGTCTGATGTGGACATACTGTTCTTATGTCAGTGCTTGTATGAGTCCCAGTGTCCTGAAGCCTGCAGCGACCTTCTGAACACACTGGACTACAGTCTGGATCTCAGTGAACAGAGTCTGGATCCTTACTCCTGCTGTGCTGTGGCCTACGTGGTCTCTCAGTCCAAGGAGAGGAAAATCCATCTGGACCTTGAAAATGTCGTGATATCAGAACAAGGAATGAGGCGACTGATTGGCTGCCTTCAATGTGTCCAATG GTGTGACCCTCTGCCACGGCAGCTGTGGAAGATTTTCCTTCTCAGTGAAGAGCAGATGGACCACAGCAGCTTACTGGGCGTTGATGGGAATCAGCTGCACCTTCCAGTTGAGGGTaaaaagcagctgtttgaaGGAGCAGTGAAGGTCATGCAGAAGGTCACTACCAAGGTTAATGTGTGCCTCTACTGGGACAGGCCGACTCCTGTCTGTCAACACCTCTGTGAGTCTCTATTCGAGGGTTTGCTGCACATCAGTTCACTCAG CTTCAGGGTGACCCACAGAGATCCAGGATCAGAGGACCAGGAGCGACACCACGAGACACtgaggagggaagaaaagagacTGTTACTGGAACTGTGCCTGAAGGCAGCACTTCACAAAGAAGAAAGCTTTCACAGTGTAGTGAACAGGCTCTTCTCATTGTTCTCTGTCAACACTGACTTAATCAACATCCTTCTGGATTTTTATCACCATGTCAAGAGTGAGGGCTGTTCAAGTGTCATTCCAAAACTGAGGTCAGTTTTCCAGTCAGCTCCTTCAGTCTGGATCATAgacctctcagagagaaagacctCCATCCTCCTGGAAGTGTTGAAACTCCAACCAGAGAAGAAACGAGTGGAGCTGACAGGCTGGTCAGATGAAGAGAGTGAAGTGAGGAGTCTCCTACAGTGTCTGCCTTATATCTCACAGCTCAG cTGTGATCCAGATTTCTTCCAGAGAGTGTGTACGTCCATCTCTGTAAAGTCCAGACAGGAGGTCCAGCAGTTGGTCTCTCTGCTGAAGCTCCTGGACTTCACTCTGCAGTTAACAGGAGAGTTAAACAGGAAAACCTGTCGGACTGTGGGGAGAGTTCTTGGACTGTGTTCCTCTAATGTGGATCTGATCCTCACACCCAGAAAGGTGTCTGTCAGAGGAGCCTCCCTCCTCTTTAGACCTTCAACACAACTGCACAGTCTGAG GCTGTCCAGCCACATGGTcttgctgctgtttcactggGTCAGAAGAGGGAGGTTGTTCTGTCCGTTGGCTGTAGACGAGCTTTCTCTTGCCCCTGACAGAGCTCAGCTCTCAGACAGAGAACTGTTGAAGGTCGTCAGTGGTTTGGCGTCTCTGCTCAGATACTGTGCAGTCAGACGTTTAGACCTGACTGAGTCCTGTTTCCCTGCTCAGTGTCTCATTACTCTGCTGCTTCACCATGGTTCTCTAACAATCAG ACTGAGTGAAGAgagtttccagcagctgctgaccCTCCTCCATGAGATCCAGGACCAGGACCTGACGTTGTTCTTCTTGTCTAAGGTTGGTGGAGAcctgaactgctgctgtgtgaactGGGAGCTTCTTCActatctgctgcagcagccGTCAGCTCAGACCATCACTGTGAACCTGAGGAAGAACCACTTCTTACAGGAGAACGTCACACGTCTGCTTCCCTTTCTGGACAGGATTTTATTGAAAag GTCCAGTCCCAGCTTTGTGTTGGCCGCTATCAGAGAGATCTATAAAGCTCAGACCAGTCAGATTATACCCAGTTTACAGAGGTCATTGGGTCATGTGATCAACCTGACCTGCAGAGAGCTGGACTCAGAGgactgtgctgctctgctcttcaCCCTCAGACATAGTGACAGAGTTAAACTGAACCTGACGTGGACCTCCATacccacagaggaaacacagtcCATCCTCTGTTCTCTGGACAGAGTTTCTCAGCTCAG TGTCGACAGGAATCTGCTGCTGAGGTTCATCCACTGCTGCGCTGCCTCTGACGTCCTGCAGGAGGCAGCATCAGATCTGTTCAGGACTCTCCAGCACAGGTTGGATctgtcctgctcctcctgtgtGCAGCTGGAGgatcagactcagactctgGGTCTGACCGGTGACGACTGCAGGGCCGTCTCCACCGTCCTGAGACACAGCACCCAGCTCTCACAGCTGGACCTGAGGGACTGTGAGGTGGAGGACAGCGGACTGGACCTGCTGTTTCCTGTCCTCCACAGAGTCCACCTCAG AGCCAGTAAAGCCgttctcctccagctgctgtctCTGGTTCCTGTGAACCCTGAGGGGGACTCAGTGAGACGGGCGGAGTCTCTGTGTGCAGCCCTGGGTGGAGAACTGGACCTCAGTCACACCACTCTGGATCAGAGGGCCTGTGGAGCTTTGGCTCTGATGCTGGACTTCTCTGAAGGACTGGAGGAGCTCGACCTCAGTCACTGTCAGCTCACCGaccagctgctgctcacacTCATCACGCACCTGCACAAAGTCCACGTCCTGGA TTTGAGTCACAACAAGATCACTGATGTTTCCACTGACAAGTTACTGCAGCTGGTCTGCATCAACCcttccactgtcactgtgag ACTCTTCGGTAACAACATCGTGGACAGAACAACCTTCAAGAAACACACGCAGTTTGAAATATGGTGA
- the LOC108873155 gene encoding uncharacterized protein LOC108873155 isoform X1 gives MACTSQSAVDYIQQARVHLVRELRSLSVIIENLYQQEVLSDEEVSKIQAETDDYDKTRKILDSVIKKGEQACYVLLRIIDMTRKRTLGRSSLFPEKKSEASTGTKKFDLHHWISCFSFKEDTHMDVNYLQGPRPCHRYQRKLKSKAQKISNKFWMANKNLFEERNRPDLSYTPLVLEEQGNVSPSKIKKLKSKKSKMSRPKKLRTYIPEDKPEISPSDLLKTDKDCVLVGKPGIGKTALTHEMLKLWAERDGEELDYMFYFDMRETSDLMKATSLEDLLFSVFSEPDEGKEEVLDDIKKNSDNVTIIFDGITDLSSSVVKRLVDKDLLPDAKIIITCRPDDEEDFFSRDFRRVEVKGFSERSIKTYLSVTLGEEQKKVLNNLELLTLCHVPMYALMVSVCFSSEISPQPCTTTEIYINIVRLCLKMNSNKKKTKCLNFYINNKREQILSLAEAAFNAAERKTVILTDLSCEDSCVLSFLKPLFIKVAHTETITAYSFLHYTMQEFFAALWLLKNPDKVQDVFQQSLTEEMKHMRHLIPFMCRLLNEKNPSLMTCLIPAEELRSTSDGFFKELINKDRGSDVDILFLCQCLYESQCPEACSDLLNTLDYSLDLSEQSLDPYSCCAVAYVVSQSKERKIHLDLENVVISEQGMRRLIGCLQCVQWCDPLPRQLWKIFLLSEEQMDHSSLLGVDGNQLHLPVEGKKQLFEGAVKVMQKVTTKVNVCLYWDRPTPVCQHLCESLFEGLLHISSLSFRVTHRDPGSEDQERHHETLRREEKRLLLELCLKAALHKEESFHSVVNRLFSLFSVNTDLINILLDFYHHVKSEGCSSVIPKLRSVFQSAPSVWIIDLSERKTSILLEVLKLQPEKKRVELTGWSDEESEVRSLLQCLPYISQLSFVPQSSDPSDGPRFFGNLLCAAAEREQQTGEKILELLSSVCTYQTFLLKQKWCDFLLDVCSHVKDYETKTGLRVLPSLQSVFRSASSVWIIDLSERKTSILLEVLKLQPEKKQVELTGWSDEESEVRSLLQCLPYISQLSFVPQSSDPSDGPRFFGNLLCAAAEREQQTGEKILEMLSSVCTYQTFPFNDRDMDDYDPQYQCDFLLDVCSHVKDYETKTGLRVLPSLQSVFQSAPSVWIIDLSERKTSILLEVLKLQPEKKRVELTGWSDEESEVRSLLQCLPYISQLSFVPQSSDPSDGPRFFGNLLCAAAEREQQTGEKILEMLSSVCTYQTFPFNDRDMDDYDPQYQCDFLLDVCSHVKDYETKTGLRVLPSLQSVFQSAPSVWIIDLSERKTSILLEVLKLQPEKKRVELTGWSDEESEVRSLLQCLPYISQLSFSPLFKVSNQTRLFGNLLCAAAEREQQTGEKILELLSSVCTYQTFPLNNRYMDDDDPQYQCDFLLDLFSHVKDYETKTGLRVLPVFQSVFQSAPSVWIIDLSERKTSILLEVLKLQPEKKRVELRGWSDEESEVRSLLQCLPYISQLSCDPDFFQRVCTSISVKSRQEVQQLVSLLKLLDFTLQLTGELNRKTCRTVGRVLGLCSSNVDLILTPRKVSVRGASLLFRPSTQLHSLRLSSHMVLLLFHWVRRGRLFCPLAVDELSLAPDRAQLSDRELLKVVSGLASLLRYCAVRRLDLTESCFPAQCLITLLLHHGSLTIRLSEESFQQLLTLLHEIQDQDLTLFFLSKVGGDLNCCCVNWELLHYLLQQPSAQTITVNLRKNHFLQENVTRLLPFLDRILLKRSSPSFVLAAIREIYKAQTSQIIPSLQRSLGHVINLTCRELDSEDCAALLFTLRHSDRVKLNLTWTSIPTEETQSILCSLDRVSQLSVDRNLLLRFIHCCAASDVLQEAASDLFRTLQHRLDLSCSSCVQLEDQTQTLGLTGDDCRAVSTVLRHSTQLSQLDLRDCEVEDSGLDLLFPVLHRVHLRASKAVLLQLLSLVPVNPEGDSVRRAESLCAALGGELDLSHTTLDQRACGALALMLDFSEGLEELDLSHCQLTDQLLLTLITHLHKVHVLDLSHNKITDVSTDKLLQLVCINPSTVTVRLFGNNIVDRTTFKKHTQFEIW, from the exons ATGGCTTGTACATCACAGTCTGCTGTAGATTACATCCAGCAGGCCAGAGTCCATCTTGTAAGAGAATTAAGGAGCCTCTCTGTGATTATAGAGAACTTGTATCAGCAAGAAGTTCTCAGTGATGAAGAGGTCAGTAAAATCCAGGCAGAGACTGATGACTACGATAAAACCAGAAAAATACTGGACTCAGTCATTAAAAAAGGGGAACAGGCCTGTTATGTGTTACTCAGGATTATTGACATGACGAGGAAGAGGACGTTAGGGAGGTCGTCCCTCTTCCCTGAGAAAAAGAGTGAAGCTTCTACTGGGACCAAGAAGTTTGACCTGCACCACTGGAtcagctgcttttctttcaaggaagacacacacatggatgttAACTATTTACAAG GTCCGAGGCCGTGCCACAGATATCAGAGAAAGCTGAAgtcaaaagcacaaaaaatatcaaataagtTTTGGATGgcaaacaaaaatctgtttgaaGAGAGAAACAGGCCTGATCTGTCATACACACCACTTGTATTAGAGGAACAAGGAAACGTTTCTCCttctaaaataaagaaattgaAGAGCAAGAAAAGCAAGATGAGTCGTCCTAAAAAGCTGAGGACGTACATCCCAGAAGACAAACCAGAGATTTCCCCCAGTGACCTGCTGAAAACAGATAAAGACTGTGTCTTGGTTGGGAAGCCTGGGATTGGAAAGACAGCACTGACCCATGAAATGTTGAAACTCTGGGCAGAAAGAGACGGTGAGGAGCTGGATTACATGTTTTACTTTGACATGAGAGAAACATCTGACTTGATGAAGGCCACGAGCCTGGAGGATCTTcttttcagtgtgttcagtgaaCCAGATGAAGGTAAAGAAGAGGTCTTAGATGATATAAAGAAGAACTCAGACAACGTTACAATAATTTTTGATGGAATCACAGATCTCTCTTCATCTGTGGTGAAGAGACTTGTAGATAAAGACCTGCTACCTGACGCAAAAATCATCATAACGTGTCGACCAGATGATGAAGAAGACTTCTTTTCTAGAGACTTTCGCAGAGTGGAGGTGAAAGGCTTCAGTGAGCGGTccataaaaacatatttatctgtGACTCTCGGCGAAGAACAGAAGAAAGTTTTAAACAACTTGGAGTTGTTGACTCTTTGCCACGTCCCGATGTACGCACTGATggtgtctgtctgcttctcaTCAGAAATCTCTCCACAGCCGTGCACTACAACTGAAATATACATTAATATTGTTCGTCTCTGTCTTAAGATgaacagcaataaaaaaaaaaccaaatgTCTAAATTTCTACATCAACAACAAGAGGGAGCAAATTCTGTCTTTGGCTGAGGCTGCTTTTAatgcagctgaaagaaaaactgtgatcTTGACAGACCTGTCCTGTGAAGACAGCTGTGTCCTTTCCTTCCTGAAACCTCTGTTTATCAAAGTTGCCCACACTGAGACAATCACCGCATATTCATTTCTCCATTACACAATGCAGGAGTTCTTTGCAGCACTGTGGCTCCTGAAGAATCCAGATAAAGTTCAGGATGTTTTTCAGCAAAGCCTGACTGAGGAGATGAAACACATGAGACATCTGATCCCTTTCATGTGCAGACTGTTGAATGAGAAGAACCCGAGTTTGATGACGTGTCTGATTCCAGCTGAGGAGCTCAGGAGTACATCAGACGGGTTCTTTAAGGAGCTGATCAACAAGGACAGAGGGTCTGATGTGGACATACTGTTCTTATGTCAGTGCTTGTATGAGTCCCAGTGTCCTGAAGCCTGCAGCGACCTTCTGAACACACTGGACTACAGTCTGGATCTCAGTGAACAGAGTCTGGATCCTTACTCCTGCTGTGCTGTGGCCTACGTGGTCTCTCAGTCCAAGGAGAGGAAAATCCATCTGGACCTTGAAAATGTCGTGATATCAGAACAAGGAATGAGGCGACTGATTGGCTGCCTTCAATGTGTCCAATG GTGTGACCCTCTGCCACGGCAGCTGTGGAAGATTTTCCTTCTCAGTGAAGAGCAGATGGACCACAGCAGCTTACTGGGCGTTGATGGGAATCAGCTGCACCTTCCAGTTGAGGGTaaaaagcagctgtttgaaGGAGCAGTGAAGGTCATGCAGAAGGTCACTACCAAGGTTAATGTGTGCCTCTACTGGGACAGGCCGACTCCTGTCTGTCAACACCTCTGTGAGTCTCTATTCGAGGGTTTGCTGCACATCAGTTCACTCAG CTTCAGGGTGACCCACAGAGATCCAGGATCAGAGGACCAGGAGCGACACCACGAGACACtgaggagggaagaaaagagacTGTTACTGGAACTGTGCCTGAAGGCAGCACTTCACAAAGAAGAAAGCTTTCACAGTGTAGTGAACAGGCTCTTCTCATTGTTCTCTGTCAACACTGACTTAATCAACATCCTTCTGGATTTTTATCACCATGTCAAGAGTGAGGGCTGTTCAAGTGTCATTCCAAAACTGAGGTCAGTTTTCCAGTCAGCTCCTTCAGTCTGGATCATAgacctctcagagagaaagacctCCATCCTCCTGGAAGTGTTGAAACTCCAACCAGAGAAGAAACGAGTGGAGCTGACAGGCTGGTCAGATGAAGAGAGTGAAGTGAGGAGTCTCCTACAGTGTCTGCCTTATATCTCACAGCTCAG TTTCGTGCCTCAGTCTTCAGATCCTTCAGATGGACCCAGGTTCTTTGGGAATctgctctgtgcagcagcagagagagaacagcagacaggagagaagataCTGGAGCTGTTATCATCAGTCTGCACATATCAAACATTCCTTCTGAAACAGAAATGGTGTGATTTCCTGTTGGATGTTTGCTCCCATGTGAAGGACTATGAGACTAAAACAGGTCTGAGAGTCCTTCCATCATTACAGTCAGTTTTCCGGTCAGCTTCTTCAGTCTGGATCATAgacctctcagagagaaagacctCCATCCTCCTGGAAGTGTTGAAACTCCAACCAGAGAAGAAACAAGTGGAGCTGACAGGCTGGTCAGATGAAGAGAGTGAAGTGAGGAGTCTCCTACAGTGTCTGCCTTATATCTCACAGCTCAG TTTCGTGCCTCAGTCTTCAGATCCTTCAGATGGACCCAGGTTCTTTGGGAATctgctctgtgcagcagcagagagagaacagcagacaggagagaagataCTGGAGATGTTATCATCAGTCTGCACATATCAAACATTCCCTTTTAATGACAGAGACATGGATGATTATGATCCACAATATCAGTGTGATTTCCTTCTGGATGTTTGCTCCCATGTGAAGGACTATGAGACTAAAACAGGTCTGAGAGTCCTTCCATCATTACAGTCAGTTTTCCAGTCAGCTCCTTCAGTCTGGATCATAgacctctcagagagaaagacctCCATCCTCCTGGAAGTGTTGAAACTCCAACCAGAGAAGAAACGAGTGGAGCTGACAGGCTGGTCAGATGAAGAGAGTGAAGTGAGGAGTCTCCTACAGTGTCTGCCTTATATCTCACAGCTCAG TTTCGTGCCTCAGTCTTCAGATCCTTCAGATGGACCCAGGTTCTTTGGGAATctgctctgtgcagcagcagagagagaacagcagacaggagagaagataCTGGAGATGTTATCATCAGTCTGCACATATCAAACATTCCCTTTTAATGACAGAGACATGGATGATTATGATCCACAATATCAGTGTGATTTCCTTCTGGATGTTTGCTCCCATGTGAAGGACTATGAGACTAAAACAGGTCTGAGAGTCCTTCCATCATTACAGTCAGTTTTCCAGTCAGCTCCTTCAGTCTGGATCATAgacctctcagagagaaagacctCCATCCTCCTGGAAGTGTTGAAACTCCAACCAGAGAAGAAACGAGTGGAGCTGACAGGCTGGTCAGATGAAGAGAGTGAAGTGAGGAGTCTCCTACAGTGTCTGCCTTATATCTCACAGCTCAG TTTCTCTCCCCTGTTTAAAGTCTCGAATCAAACCAGGCTCTTTGGGAATctgctctgtgcagcagcagagagagaacagcagacaggagagaagataCTGGAGCTGTTATCATCAGTCTGCACATATCAAACATTCCCTCTGAATAACAGATACATGGATGATGATGATCCACAATATCAGTGTGATTTCCTTCTGGATCTTTTCTCCCATGTGAAGGACTATGAGACTAAAACAGGTCTGAGAGTCCTTCCAGTGTTCCAGTCAGTTTTCCAGTCAGCTCCTTCAGTCTGGATCATAgacctctcagagagaaagacctCCATCCTCCTGGAAGTGTTGAAACTCCAACCAGAGAAGAAACGAGTAGAGCTGAGAGGCTGGTCAGATGAAGAGAGTGAAGTGAGGAGTCTCCTACAGTGTCTGCCTTATATCTCACAGCTCAG cTGTGATCCAGATTTCTTCCAGAGAGTGTGTACGTCCATCTCTGTAAAGTCCAGACAGGAGGTCCAGCAGTTGGTCTCTCTGCTGAAGCTCCTGGACTTCACTCTGCAGTTAACAGGAGAGTTAAACAGGAAAACCTGTCGGACTGTGGGGAGAGTTCTTGGACTGTGTTCCTCTAATGTGGATCTGATCCTCACACCCAGAAAGGTGTCTGTCAGAGGAGCCTCCCTCCTCTTTAGACCTTCAACACAACTGCACAGTCTGAG GCTGTCCAGCCACATGGTcttgctgctgtttcactggGTCAGAAGAGGGAGGTTGTTCTGTCCGTTGGCTGTAGACGAGCTTTCTCTTGCCCCTGACAGAGCTCAGCTCTCAGACAGAGAACTGTTGAAGGTCGTCAGTGGTTTGGCGTCTCTGCTCAGATACTGTGCAGTCAGACGTTTAGACCTGACTGAGTCCTGTTTCCCTGCTCAGTGTCTCATTACTCTGCTGCTTCACCATGGTTCTCTAACAATCAG ACTGAGTGAAGAgagtttccagcagctgctgaccCTCCTCCATGAGATCCAGGACCAGGACCTGACGTTGTTCTTCTTGTCTAAGGTTGGTGGAGAcctgaactgctgctgtgtgaactGGGAGCTTCTTCActatctgctgcagcagccGTCAGCTCAGACCATCACTGTGAACCTGAGGAAGAACCACTTCTTACAGGAGAACGTCACACGTCTGCTTCCCTTTCTGGACAGGATTTTATTGAAAag GTCCAGTCCCAGCTTTGTGTTGGCCGCTATCAGAGAGATCTATAAAGCTCAGACCAGTCAGATTATACCCAGTTTACAGAGGTCATTGGGTCATGTGATCAACCTGACCTGCAGAGAGCTGGACTCAGAGgactgtgctgctctgctcttcaCCCTCAGACATAGTGACAGAGTTAAACTGAACCTGACGTGGACCTCCATacccacagaggaaacacagtcCATCCTCTGTTCTCTGGACAGAGTTTCTCAGCTCAG TGTCGACAGGAATCTGCTGCTGAGGTTCATCCACTGCTGCGCTGCCTCTGACGTCCTGCAGGAGGCAGCATCAGATCTGTTCAGGACTCTCCAGCACAGGTTGGATctgtcctgctcctcctgtgtGCAGCTGGAGgatcagactcagactctgGGTCTGACCGGTGACGACTGCAGGGCCGTCTCCACCGTCCTGAGACACAGCACCCAGCTCTCACAGCTGGACCTGAGGGACTGTGAGGTGGAGGACAGCGGACTGGACCTGCTGTTTCCTGTCCTCCACAGAGTCCACCTCAG AGCCAGTAAAGCCgttctcctccagctgctgtctCTGGTTCCTGTGAACCCTGAGGGGGACTCAGTGAGACGGGCGGAGTCTCTGTGTGCAGCCCTGGGTGGAGAACTGGACCTCAGTCACACCACTCTGGATCAGAGGGCCTGTGGAGCTTTGGCTCTGATGCTGGACTTCTCTGAAGGACTGGAGGAGCTCGACCTCAGTCACTGTCAGCTCACCGaccagctgctgctcacacTCATCACGCACCTGCACAAAGTCCACGTCCTGGA TTTGAGTCACAACAAGATCACTGATGTTTCCACTGACAAGTTACTGCAGCTGGTCTGCATCAACCcttccactgtcactgtgag ACTCTTCGGTAACAACATCGTGGACAGAACAACCTTCAAGAAACACACGCAGTTTGAAATATGGTGA